A stretch of Carya illinoinensis cultivar Pawnee chromosome 14, C.illinoinensisPawnee_v1, whole genome shotgun sequence DNA encodes these proteins:
- the LOC122293742 gene encoding secreted RxLR effector protein 161-like — MSTSIKICSDSTSKSIDPTLYKSRIGSLLYITTSRPNITFSVGVCARFQAKPKQSHLTAVKRILKYLSATVDYGIWYSRDSNLSMAGYFDANWASNVDDRKSTTSGYFYVGSKLVAWMSKKQNSISLSTVEAEYIAAGSCCTQLLWMKKMFEDYGFSQDAMTIHWDNTSANSISNNPVQHSRTKHIDIRHHFIRDLVETKVVSLEYINTEHQLADLFTKPLDGLRFEFLRKAIGLCVMP, encoded by the coding sequence ATGAGCACTTCAATTAAAATATGCTCAGATTCTACAAGTAAGAGCATTGATCCTACTCTCTACAAAAGCAGGATAGGAAGTCTTCTATATATTACTACTAGCAGACCAAATATTACTTTTAGTGTAGGTGTATGTGCACGGTTTCAGGCAAAACCCAAACAATCACATCTCACTGCAGTCAAAAGAATTCTGAAATACTTGAGTGCTACGGTTGACTATGGCATCTGGTACTCCAGAGATTCAAATCTAAGTATGGCTGGCTATTTTGATGCTAACTGGGCTAGTAATGTTGACGATAGAAAAAGCACCACTAGTGGCTATTTTTATGTCGGTAGCAAACTGGTAGCATGGATGAGCAAGAAGCAaaattccatctctctctccactGTTGAAGCTGAGTACATTGCAGCTGGTAGTTGTTGCACACAGCTTCTTTGGATGAAAAAGATGTTTGAGGACTATGGATTCTCACAAGATGCTATGACTATTCATTGGGATAATACTAGTGCCAATAGTATCTCGAATAACCCTGTGCAACATTCTCGAACCAAGCATATAGATATAAGACATCATTTTATACGAGACTTGGTTGAGACAAAAGTCGTGTCACTTGAATATATTAATACCGAACACCAATTGGCTGATTTATTCACTAAACCTTTGGATGGGTTAAGGTTTGAATTTCTAAGGAAGGCCATTGGTTTGTGTGTCATGCCctga